The proteins below are encoded in one region of Ursus arctos isolate Adak ecotype North America unplaced genomic scaffold, UrsArc2.0 scaffold_24, whole genome shotgun sequence:
- the PRR29 gene encoding proline-rich protein 29, which yields MASGTGGSWGQPPRQSASLTPWVTVLQPAAWAVPPPPPQPGRVKEDLLELMLLQNAQMHQLLLSGLAAGTLNPSPGSCHPQVYLEGQQEEEEEEEEEVMQAQEEGPLVFHHHYLPCPMPMLGPSLPWPVPFLSIPPHQPHLQDTARIQHCPPASGKRVGRTVTVPPPPPPSATGTVGADVPPASDYYDAESLP from the exons ATGGCCTCCGGCACTGGAGGGAGCTGGGGTCAGCCCCCACGGCAGAGTGCCTCCCTGACG CCCTGGGTGACCGTCCTGCAGCCCGCCGCGTGGGCCGTcccaccgccgccgccgcagccgggCCGAGTGAAGGAAG ACCTGCTGGAGCTGATGTTGCTGCAGAACGCACAGATGCACCAGCTGCTGCTGAGTGGCCTGGCGGCAGGCACGCTCAACCCGAGCCCAGGCTCTTGCCACCCGCAG GTCTACCTGGAGGGtcaacaggaggaggaggaggaagaggaggaggaggtgatgcAAGCCCAGGAGGAAGGGCCTTTGGTGTTTCATCACCACTACCTGCCCTGCCCGATGCCCATGCTGGGCCCCTCGCTCCCCTGGCCAGTCCCTTTCCTTTCCATCCCCCCACATCAGCCCCACTTGCAGGACACAGCCAGGATTCAGCACTGCCCTCCTGCCTCTGGGAAAAGGGTGGG GAGAACCGTAAccgtgcccccacccccaccccccagtgccaCAGGCACTGTGGGTGCGGATGTACCCCCTGCTTCAG ACTACTATGATGCCGAGAGCCTACCATGA